Proteins encoded within one genomic window of Anopheles gambiae chromosome 3, idAnoGambNW_F1_1, whole genome shotgun sequence:
- the LOC1271293 gene encoding clavesin-1 isoform X1, which produces MSLKPFDIEVDAPGDELMEIARRELRETPEMRAQAVEELRALLREAKDMHFSEEEAFLLIFLRPCHFYAESALKMMRRIAEFKKTNHPLLHALKPEEEKLAFVEHNVVNVLTNRDQKGRRVLLVNCGAAWDPKAVSSEQLFRVFFLIHLVAQLEPATQINGVVVVLDFDGLSLKQVKALSPSFSKRLITFIQDAMPLRLKEVHILKQPYIFNMVWALFKPFIREKLKSRIFFHGNDLSKFHQYISVDRLPADYGGNLPAIDYTGKDWYPCVASHIDHINKYQRCGFVEPSKE; this is translated from the exons ATGTCCCTCAAACCGTTCGACATTGAGGTGGATGCGCCCGGCGACGAGCTGATGGAGATTGCGCGCCGCGAGCTGCGCGAAACGCCCGAAATGCGCGCACAGGCGGTGGAAGAGCTGCGGGCGCTGTTGCGCGAAGCGAAGGATATGCACTTCAGTGAGGAGGAAGCGTTTCTGCTTATCTTTCTCCGGCCGTGTCACTTTTACGCCGAAAGTGCGCTGAAAATG ATGCGCCGTATTGCCGAGTTCAAGAAGACAAACCATCCGCTCCTGCACGCCCTCAAGCCGGAGGAGGAAAAGCTCGCCTTTGTCGAGCATAACGTCGTGAACGTGCTGACCAACCGCGACCAGAAGGGGCGCCGCGTGCTGCTGGTCAACTGTGGTGCCGCCTGGGACCCGAAAGCGGTCAGCTCGGAGCAGCTGTTCCGGGTGTTCTTTCTCATTCATCTCGTCGCCCAGCTCGAACCGGCCACCCAGATCAACGGCGTCGTGGTGGTGCTCGACTTTGACGGACTTTCGCTCAAGCAGGTGAAAGCCCTGTCGCCCTCGTTCTCCAAGCGGCTCATCACGTTCATCCAGGACGCGATGCCGCTGCGCCTGAAGGAGGTGCACATACTGAAGCAGCCGTACATCTTCAACATGGTGTGGGCACTCTTCAAACCGTTCATCCGCGAGAAGCTAAAGAGTCGC ATCTTCTTCCATGGCAACGATTTGAGCAAATTCCATCAGTACATCAGCGTCGACCGGCTGCCCGCTGACTACGGTGGCAATCTGCCCGCGATCGACTACACCGGGAAGGATTGGTATCCGTGCGTGGCATCACACATCGACCATATCAACAAGTACCAGCGGTGTGGATTTGTGGAGCCTTCGAAGGAGTAG
- the LOC1271293 gene encoding clavesin-1 isoform X2, translating into MSLKPFDIEVDAPGDELMEIARRELRETPEMRAQAVEELRALLREAKDMHFSEEEAFLLIFLRPCHFYAESALKMMRRIAEFKKTNHPLLHALKPEEEKLAFVEHNVVNVLTNRDQKGRRVLLVNCGAAWDPKAVSSEQLFRVFFLIHLVAQLEPATQINGVVVVLDFDGLSLKQVKALSPSFSKRLITFIQDAMPLRLKEVHILKQPYIFNMVWALFKPFIREKLKSRIFFHGMDMRKLHKHIDPSDLPANYGGDRPPINYGGREWYPCVYNYIDHINQWNTFGFLPNVQ; encoded by the exons ATGTCCCTCAAACCGTTCGACATTGAGGTGGATGCGCCCGGCGACGAGCTGATGGAGATTGCGCGCCGCGAGCTGCGCGAAACGCCCGAAATGCGCGCACAGGCGGTGGAAGAGCTGCGGGCGCTGTTGCGCGAAGCGAAGGATATGCACTTCAGTGAGGAGGAAGCGTTTCTGCTTATCTTTCTCCGGCCGTGTCACTTTTACGCCGAAAGTGCGCTGAAAATG ATGCGCCGTATTGCCGAGTTCAAGAAGACAAACCATCCGCTCCTGCACGCCCTCAAGCCGGAGGAGGAAAAGCTCGCCTTTGTCGAGCATAACGTCGTGAACGTGCTGACCAACCGCGACCAGAAGGGGCGCCGCGTGCTGCTGGTCAACTGTGGTGCCGCCTGGGACCCGAAAGCGGTCAGCTCGGAGCAGCTGTTCCGGGTGTTCTTTCTCATTCATCTCGTCGCCCAGCTCGAACCGGCCACCCAGATCAACGGCGTCGTGGTGGTGCTCGACTTTGACGGACTTTCGCTCAAGCAGGTGAAAGCCCTGTCGCCCTCGTTCTCCAAGCGGCTCATCACGTTCATCCAGGACGCGATGCCGCTGCGCCTGAAGGAGGTGCACATACTGAAGCAGCCGTACATCTTCAACATGGTGTGGGCACTCTTCAAACCGTTCATCCGCGAGAAGCTAAAGAGTCGC ATCTTCTTCCACGGCATGGACATGCGGAAGCTGCACAAGCACATCGATCCGAGCGATCTGCCGGCGAACTATGGCGGCGATCGGCCACCGATCAACTACGGCGGCAGGGAGTGGTATCCTTGCGTGTACAACTACATCGACCACATCAACCAGTGGAACACGTTCGGGTTTTTGCCGAACGTGCAGTGA
- the LOC3291960 gene encoding uncharacterized protein LOC3291960 → MVSAGEYLRTLVVLAAISSLRLVGGAPMRGISDGGGCRRSAATELPACIGTSIQHFVNFLSSGKLSPRHTITPFDPLLLPNMTIGQAVYVNRYLVGLKNAFIQNVRVDMEKLEFNVTALMPALEMLGMFSMETVNDRHSVTDHSILTFSIRNTAVTFVGKGTLYTATSGTSGTAGKYLRLHLTIPQMVIGGSSLADSDRHLTDASRTVAAAKLKRLIEKDLRLQLAKRIQCVANEALAVTPFIKLFPV, encoded by the exons ATGGTGTCTGCCGGGGAGTATCTACGGACGCTGGTAGTGTTGGCCGCCATCAGCTCGCTGCGATTAGTCGGCGGTGCGCCGATGC gtgGCATCAGTGATGGCGGAGGATGTAGGCGGAGTGCAGCGACAGAACTGCCCGCGTGTATCGGTACTTCGATTCAGCACTTTGTCAACTTTCTGTCCAGTGGGAAGCTGTCGCCGCGCCACACAATCACCCCGTTCGATCCGCTGCTACTGCCCAATATGACCATTGGCCAGGCTGTCTACGTGAACCGATACCTCGTTGGGCTGAAGAATGCTTTCATCCAGAATGTgag AGTGGACATGGAAAAGCTAGAGTTTAACGTGACCGCCCTGATGCCCGCGCTCGAGATGCTGGGCATGTTCTCGATGGAAACGGTCAACGATCGGCATTCGGTGACGGATCACTCCATCCTTACCTTCTCCATTC GCAACACAGCGGTAACGTTTGTCGGGAAGGGCACCCTGTACACCGCAACCAGTGGGACTAGTGGCACGGCAGGCAAGTACCTACGGCTACACCTTACCATCCCACAGATGGTGATCGGTGGCAGCAGTCTGGCGGACAGTGATCGTCACCTAACGGACGCCAGCCGGACGGTTGCCGCGGCCAAGCTGAAGCGCCTGATCGAGAAGGACCTTCGGCTGCAGCTGGCCAAGCGAATACAGTGCGTCGCGAATGAGGCGCTCGCGGTGACACCCTTCATCAAACTCTTCCCCGTCTGA